The Paenibacillus beijingensis nucleotide sequence AACAGCCTTTTTTTCAGCATTTGAGGCAAAAGGAGAGATCAGGAATGAAAAGACAGGGATGGTCGGCGCAGTGGATTCAACAGCTTGTTTTTACCGGGCCGGCAACAGCGGCATTTGCCCTTATTGTGGCCCTCCCATTTTTTATGGGGATGTACTATTCGTTTACCGACTGGAACGGTGTTGCCGATACCGCGAAATTTGTCGGAATAGACAATTTCATTACGGTGTTTAAAGATGCGGGCTTCCGCAATTCGTTTATCTTCACCTTTAAATTTACTATTGTCGCCGTCATTATTTCCAATCTGGTCGGCTTTTTGCTGGCGCTGCTTCTGACCCAGCCGGTCAAATCGCGCAATGTGCTGCGCACGCTGTTCTTTATGCCGAACGTCATCGGCGGCCTGCTGCTCGGCTTTATATGGCAGTTTATTTTCATCAAAGGCTTCGCGGCAATCGGTGAAAAAACGGGCTGGTCGCTGTTCAACCTCCCATGGCTGGGCGACGAACCGACCGCATTTTGGGGCGTCATTATCGTAACGGTATGGAGTACGGCGGGCTACTTGATGGTCATTTACATTTCGGCGCTCATCAACGTGCCCCGGGAGCTGATCGAAGCGGCGTCGATCGACGGTGCAACCTCTTGGCAAAGATTGCGTCACATTACCGTCCCGCTTATTATGCCGGCCGTAACGATCTCGCTCTTTCTGGCGCTGTCGTGGTCGTTCAAAGCGTTCGATGT carries:
- a CDS encoding carbohydrate ABC transporter permease gives rise to the protein MKRQGWSAQWIQQLVFTGPATAAFALIVALPFFMGMYYSFTDWNGVADTAKFVGIDNFITVFKDAGFRNSFIFTFKFTIVAVIISNLVGFLLALLLTQPVKSRNVLRTLFFMPNVIGGLLLGFIWQFIFIKGFAAIGEKTGWSLFNLPWLGDEPTAFWGVIIVTVWSTAGYLMVIYISALINVPRELIEAASIDGATSWQRLRHITVPLIMPAVTISLFLALSWSFKAFDVILSLTKGGPYNSTQSVALNIYLEAFQNNRYGLGTAKAFLFFLIVALLTTLQVWITKRREVQI